The uncultured Hyphomonas sp. genome includes a window with the following:
- a CDS encoding NAD+ synthase — protein sequence MSKNLKILVAQLNPVVGDIKGNLELARGAYAEAKDKGADLLVLSELFILGYPAEDLVLKPAAVEDSMKAVQALAAEIAGGPAVIIGSPWMDGKKRHNSAVLLQGGAVAGRYDKRELPNYGVFDEKRIFDAGEGPLPVFELGGIQVGIAICEDIWYPRVPSALAEAGAEMLIVPNGSPWRRTVQVERHTSFSAWTKTGVPYLFVNQVGGQDELVFDGASYAVDFDGTEHQLLGDFVTGTALVSFDGETHQFASEAKAELSSGWEAEYRAAVMALGDYVNKNRFPGVVLGMSGGIDSALTAAIAVDALGADRVWCVMLPSKYTSSDSLEDAKLCAEALGARYDTINIRPGVDALDEMLAEQFADTQPDVTEENIQSRLRAVTLMALSNKFGHMVVTTGNKSEMAVGYATLYGDMCGGYNALKDFWKTEVFELARWRNTALPKGALGPGGEVIPMRIITKPPSAELREDQKDQDSLPPYDVLDDILRGLVEGEEDVEDIIARGHDTATVKRIEHLLYIAEYKRRQAPPGVKIGGKNFGRDRRYPITNRFRDD from the coding sequence ATGAGCAAAAATCTGAAAATCCTGGTCGCGCAGCTCAATCCTGTGGTGGGGGACATCAAGGGGAACCTTGAGCTGGCGCGCGGGGCGTATGCCGAGGCCAAGGACAAGGGCGCTGACCTGCTTGTCCTTTCCGAACTCTTCATCCTTGGCTATCCGGCCGAGGATCTGGTGCTGAAACCGGCCGCGGTGGAAGACTCCATGAAGGCGGTGCAGGCCCTCGCCGCGGAGATAGCCGGCGGCCCGGCCGTGATCATCGGCAGCCCCTGGATGGACGGGAAGAAACGGCACAATTCCGCCGTGCTGCTTCAAGGTGGCGCCGTGGCCGGGCGCTATGACAAGCGCGAGCTGCCGAACTATGGCGTGTTCGACGAGAAGCGCATCTTCGATGCCGGCGAAGGGCCCCTGCCCGTGTTCGAGCTTGGCGGCATTCAGGTCGGCATCGCGATCTGTGAGGACATCTGGTATCCGCGCGTGCCCTCTGCGCTGGCCGAGGCGGGCGCCGAAATGCTGATCGTGCCGAATGGCAGCCCGTGGCGCCGCACCGTGCAGGTAGAGCGCCACACCAGCTTCTCCGCCTGGACCAAGACCGGCGTGCCCTACCTGTTCGTGAACCAGGTGGGCGGGCAGGACGAACTGGTCTTCGACGGGGCGAGCTATGCCGTCGATTTCGACGGGACGGAGCACCAGCTGCTGGGCGATTTCGTCACCGGCACGGCGCTTGTCTCGTTCGACGGCGAGACGCATCAGTTTGCGAGCGAGGCGAAGGCGGAGCTGAGCAGCGGCTGGGAAGCCGAATACCGCGCGGCGGTGATGGCGCTCGGCGATTATGTCAACAAGAACCGCTTCCCCGGCGTCGTGCTGGGCATGTCGGGCGGCATCGACAGCGCGCTGACCGCCGCCATCGCCGTGGACGCCCTGGGCGCCGACCGCGTGTGGTGTGTGATGCTGCCGTCGAAATATACGTCCTCTGACAGTCTGGAAGACGCGAAGCTGTGTGCCGAGGCGCTCGGCGCGCGCTATGACACGATCAATATCCGCCCCGGCGTGGACGCGCTGGACGAGATGCTGGCCGAACAATTCGCCGATACGCAGCCGGACGTGACGGAAGAGAACATTCAGTCACGCCTGCGCGCAGTGACGCTGATGGCGCTGTCGAACAAGTTCGGGCACATGGTGGTGACGACCGGCAACAAGAGCGAGATGGCCGTCGGCTATGCGACGCTCTATGGTGACATGTGCGGCGGCTATAATGCGCTGAAGGATTTCTGGAAGACAGAAGTGTTTGAGCTCGCGCGCTGGCGCAACACGGCCTTGCCGAAGGGCGCGCTGGGGCCAGGCGGCGAAGTGATCCCGATGCGGATCATCACCAAGCCGCCAAGCGCGGAGCTGCGCGAAGACCAGAAAGACCAGGACTCCCTGCCCCCGTATGACGTGCTGGACGATATCCTCCGCGGCCTGGTGGAGGGCGAGGAAGACGTGGAAGACATCATCGCCCGCGGACATGACACGGCCACGGTCAAACGGATCGAGCACCTGCTCTATATCGCCGAATACAAACGCCGTCAGGCCCCACCGGGCGTCAAGATCGGCGGCAAGAATTTCGGCCGCGACCGGCGCTATCCCATCACGAACCGGTTCCGGGACGACTGA